Proteins from a genomic interval of candidate division KSB1 bacterium:
- a CDS encoding tetratricopeptide repeat protein, which produces MKRNFIFSFCVLTLLLAVNGFGQTPQPNAAQLRLAQDLERLGQYERAADVYAALFNSDPRNGSYYYSLKRMLLQLRRFDELVIAINRRLEVIEDINARVDLGDIDFKRGQAPRALALWKELLQKHPQPGTYAAVANALIENRAYDEAMQIYLQARQHLRNSSLFMLELANLYTLRVNYAAATAEYLRFLEANPRQFPFVQSKTLEMTRDDEKNLEAVARAIEQALPQSSQQSSLHRLLAGIFMQGREYGRALQAYQALERLSTAADKANVGGEIFNFAEQARSAGAFSFAEQAYLMITRDLPNSPYWLPAQFGLGQSLQGQGKYAEAQTAFAAVIEKAAGNRNPWALRGLLAQGEILFEHLHDVKNAIAIYQQINERFAPIAGSEHLEALFRLGDCYLALGDERQAVSWYEKARQMGRNDQLVEDKVNHRLARLAFYGGRFSETKNLLEAIVNSPRGENAGESMVNDALELLLLLDVNLADSAGALLSYARAEYAHVQNKPFAAIDTLENLAKRFPNAAILPQALFALGNLYDGQQQYDLAIARFRAILSQYPGSVVGDRALFRLAEVHQTGLRDLRQAQSLFEQLLKEYPQSLFLEEARRRARELAAKNKSS; this is translated from the coding sequence GTGAAACGTAATTTTATTTTCAGTTTTTGTGTATTGACTTTGCTGCTGGCGGTAAATGGATTCGGCCAAACGCCGCAGCCAAACGCGGCGCAACTGCGGCTGGCGCAGGATTTGGAACGGCTGGGCCAATACGAACGCGCGGCCGATGTTTACGCCGCGCTTTTTAACAGCGACCCGCGCAACGGCAGTTATTATTACAGCCTCAAGCGCATGTTGCTGCAATTGCGCCGCTTCGACGAGCTGGTGATCGCCATCAATCGCCGTTTGGAAGTAATCGAGGACATCAACGCGCGCGTCGATTTGGGCGACATTGATTTCAAGCGCGGGCAGGCGCCGCGGGCGCTGGCGTTGTGGAAAGAACTGTTGCAAAAACATCCGCAGCCGGGAACTTATGCGGCGGTGGCCAATGCGCTGATCGAAAACCGCGCTTACGATGAGGCGATGCAGATTTATTTGCAAGCGCGACAGCACTTGCGCAATTCCTCGCTGTTCATGCTGGAGCTGGCCAATCTTTACACGCTGCGGGTGAATTACGCGGCGGCCACGGCCGAGTATCTGCGCTTTCTCGAAGCCAATCCCCGCCAATTTCCATTCGTGCAGAGCAAAACGCTGGAGATGACGCGCGATGACGAGAAAAATCTGGAAGCCGTCGCCCGCGCCATCGAGCAGGCGCTGCCGCAATCTTCGCAGCAATCATCGCTGCATCGTTTGCTGGCGGGGATCTTCATGCAAGGCCGCGAATATGGCCGCGCCTTGCAAGCGTATCAAGCTCTCGAGCGCCTCAGCACCGCCGCGGATAAAGCCAACGTTGGTGGCGAGATTTTTAATTTCGCCGAGCAGGCGCGCAGTGCCGGCGCGTTTTCGTTTGCCGAACAGGCTTACTTGATGATCACGCGCGATCTGCCGAATTCACCTTATTGGCTGCCGGCGCAATTTGGGCTGGGGCAAAGCTTGCAGGGGCAGGGCAAATACGCCGAGGCGCAAACCGCGTTCGCCGCTGTGATCGAGAAAGCTGCGGGCAACCGCAATCCGTGGGCGTTGCGCGGCTTGCTGGCGCAGGGTGAAATTCTTTTCGAGCATTTGCATGACGTCAAAAATGCGATTGCGATCTATCAGCAAATCAACGAACGCTTCGCGCCAATCGCCGGCAGCGAGCATCTCGAAGCGCTGTTCCGCCTCGGTGATTGTTATCTGGCGCTTGGCGACGAGCGGCAGGCGGTTTCGTGGTATGAGAAAGCGCGGCAAATGGGGCGCAACGATCAGCTTGTCGAAGACAAGGTGAATCATCGCCTGGCACGGCTGGCGTTTTATGGCGGCCGGTTCAGCGAGACGAAAAATTTGCTGGAGGCCATCGTCAACTCGCCGCGCGGTGAAAATGCAGGCGAAAGCATGGTGAATGACGCCCTCGAGTTACTGCTGCTGCTCGATGTCAATCTCGCGGATTCCGCCGGTGCGCTGTTGAGTTATGCCCGTGCCGAATATGCGCATGTTCAAAACAAGCCGTTTGCCGCCATCGATACGCTGGAAAACCTGGCCAAACGCTTTCCAAACGCCGCCATCTTGCCGCAAGCGCTGTTCGCGTTGGGCAATTTGTATGACGGGCAGCAGCAATATGATTTGGCCATTGCGCGGTTTCGCGCCATTCTCAGCCAATATCCGGGAAGCGTCGTCGGCGACCGCGCGCTGTTCCGGCTTGCTGAAGTTCATCAAACCGGCTTGCGCGATTTGCGGCAGGCGCAATCGCTGTTCGAGCAACTGTTGAAAGAGTATCCGCAGAGCTTGTTTTTGGAAGAGGCGCGCCGGCGGGCGCGGGAATTGGCGGCGAAGAATAAATCGTCGTAG
- a CDS encoding J domain-containing protein yields MRVKDYYNILGVSEKANAEEIKKSYRQLAKKYHPDANPGDKAAEERFKEINEAYEVLGDLKKRNKYDQLRLYGHSTAGSEWFQFDPEILRQHGWFPGAGFGGFHSPGAQVFGQGFAFSDILRDLFGFDGIMNDFTPQYGPRDLTGDITISFTEAITGTERTVSVKQSKICTTCGGLGRERFVVCSHCHGSGNVTTRKKIRVRIPPGVDNGHKLRLPGMGSSAGHSPDFPYKTIKENRGDLIITVHVEADSRFKRQGKDIYYDLAVNGKDLESGARVLIPTVDGKKVELHIPSGTKRGTLLRLKNLGVRVNGQQGDQYVRII; encoded by the coding sequence ATGCGTGTCAAGGATTATTACAATATTCTCGGAGTAAGCGAAAAAGCCAATGCCGAGGAGATCAAAAAATCCTATCGGCAGTTGGCAAAAAAATATCATCCCGACGCCAATCCCGGCGACAAGGCTGCGGAAGAGCGCTTCAAGGAAATAAATGAAGCTTATGAGGTGTTGGGTGATCTCAAGAAGCGCAACAAATATGATCAGCTTCGGCTGTATGGCCATTCAACGGCCGGCAGTGAGTGGTTCCAATTTGATCCGGAAATTTTGCGCCAGCATGGCTGGTTTCCGGGCGCCGGCTTTGGCGGCTTTCATTCTCCTGGCGCGCAGGTATTTGGCCAGGGCTTTGCGTTCTCGGATATTTTGCGCGATCTGTTCGGCTTCGATGGAATCATGAATGATTTTACGCCACAATACGGACCGCGCGATCTCACTGGCGACATCACGATTTCGTTCACCGAGGCCATCACCGGTACCGAGCGAACGGTTTCGGTCAAGCAGAGCAAGATTTGCACGACGTGCGGAGGTTTGGGGCGTGAGCGATTTGTGGTGTGCAGCCATTGTCACGGCTCTGGCAATGTGACCACGCGCAAGAAAATCCGCGTGCGCATTCCGCCCGGCGTTGACAATGGGCACAAGCTGCGCCTTCCCGGCATGGGCTCCAGCGCCGGCCACAGCCCCGACTTTCCTTATAAAACCATCAAGGAAAATCGGGGTGATCTCATCATCACCGTGCATGTCGAAGCGGATAGCAGATTCAAACGGCAGGGCAAGGATATTTATTATGATCTGGCCGTGAATGGAAAGGACCTGGAAAGCGGCGCCCGGGTGTTGATTCCGACGGTCGACGGCAAAAAAGTGGAGTTGCATATTCCGTCCGGTACCAAACGGGGAACACTGTTGCGCCTTAAAAATTTGGGCGTGCGCGTCAATGGGCAACAAGGCGATCAATATGTACGTATCATCTAA
- a CDS encoding nucleotidyltransferase domain-containing protein, translated as MKIPEPEKIKQWCQARGIDLCILFGSQAAGKTHRSSDVDIALFSATNSDLCQHLLSLIGEAEDLFGDPIDLVIIEEDTDPVLRLEAFQHGKLLYESRRGLFTEQHIMAIKIFDDTEPLRQWRRRVVAQRILDLKYVDKEKYAPAHH; from the coding sequence ATGAAAATTCCCGAACCTGAGAAAATAAAACAGTGGTGCCAAGCCCGCGGCATTGATTTGTGCATTCTCTTCGGCTCGCAGGCGGCCGGCAAAACCCATCGTAGCAGCGATGTGGACATTGCCCTATTTTCTGCGACCAACTCTGATTTATGCCAGCATCTCTTAAGCTTGATCGGCGAAGCCGAGGACTTGTTTGGCGATCCGATTGATTTAGTGATTATCGAGGAAGACACCGATCCGGTTTTGCGGCTGGAAGCGTTTCAACACGGCAAGCTGTTGTATGAATCGCGGCGGGGATTATTTACCGAACAGCATATCATGGCGATCAAAATTTTTGACGACACCGAACCGCTACGGCAATGGCGCCGGCGCGTGGTGGCGCAGCGCATCCTTGATTTGAAATACGTGGATAAGGAAAAATATGCCCCCGCTCATCACTGA
- a CDS encoding thiamine pyrophosphate-dependent enzyme, with translation MQTGEKTKRLPPASLTLHPEEIIQDYRLAFQSRQVSLIGRKEVMAGKAKFGIFGDGKEIPQIALAKAFRKGDFRSGYYRDQTLLFALGMHTMQEYFAQLYAHADVEADPASAGRAMNAHFGTRSLNPDGSWKNLMETYNSSADVSPTGSQMPRLVGLGYASRLYRELKELQHLKQFSDNGNEIAFGTIGNATCAEGMLWEAINAIGVLKAPVLLAIWDDEYGISVSNEHQMTKANMSELLKGFQRKRGTRDGFDLYTVKGWDYPALVETFVKAAAIVRQEHVPAIVHVTEVTQPQGHSTSGSHERYKSKERLKWEEEYDGIKKMREWMIAEGIATSEELDRYEQEDIKTVANIRDQAWNAYLSPILRERREVADIIDELAKNSAQQEKLQHIKNVLLAIPNPLRRDFMVAIRDALIATREENNSAKQKLIAWKQKHDAINIDRYGSHLYNQAADSALGVTEIKPIYSERSPAVNGFEVLNACFDAALARDPRVIAFGEDVGKLGDVNQGFKGLQEKYGELRVSDTGIRECTIIGQAIGMAMRGLRPIAEIQYLDYILYALQIMSDDLATVQWRTKGGQKAPVIVRTRGHRLEGIWHSGSLMAGIIHLVRGMHVLVPRNMTQAAGFYNTLLRAEDPAIVVEVLNGYRLKERLPDNIGDFTVPLGIPEIIRAGKDVTIVTYGACCRLVMEAADLLGTMNIDAEVIDVQSLLPFDLHGLIVESLKKTNRIVFVDEDVPGGTTAYMMQEVLEKQNGYRWLDSPPRTLSGKPHRPAYGSDGDYWSKPNVETIFEKVYEMMHEASPGKYPLFFK, from the coding sequence TTGCAAACAGGAGAAAAAACGAAGCGCCTTCCTCCTGCTTCCCTTACCCTGCACCCGGAAGAAATTATCCAAGACTATCGCCTGGCGTTTCAAAGCCGGCAAGTGAGTCTCATCGGCCGCAAAGAGGTGATGGCCGGCAAAGCCAAGTTCGGCATTTTCGGCGACGGCAAGGAAATTCCTCAAATCGCGTTAGCCAAAGCCTTTCGCAAGGGTGATTTCCGCTCGGGTTATTATCGTGACCAAACGCTGCTCTTCGCGCTCGGCATGCACACGATGCAGGAATATTTTGCGCAATTGTATGCACACGCGGACGTCGAGGCCGACCCCGCTTCCGCCGGCCGCGCCATGAACGCGCATTTCGGCACGCGCAGCTTGAACCCTGACGGCAGTTGGAAAAATTTGATGGAGACATACAACTCATCTGCTGATGTTTCTCCGACCGGCTCGCAAATGCCCCGGCTGGTCGGCCTCGGATATGCTTCGCGTTTATATCGTGAGTTGAAAGAGCTGCAACATTTGAAACAATTCTCCGACAACGGCAACGAAATCGCCTTTGGCACGATTGGCAACGCCACCTGCGCCGAGGGCATGTTGTGGGAGGCGATCAACGCCATCGGCGTCCTCAAAGCTCCGGTGCTGCTGGCGATTTGGGATGACGAGTATGGCATTTCCGTCTCCAACGAGCATCAAATGACCAAAGCCAACATGTCGGAATTGTTAAAGGGCTTTCAGCGGAAGCGCGGCACGCGTGACGGGTTCGATCTTTATACCGTCAAAGGCTGGGATTATCCGGCATTGGTCGAGACATTTGTAAAGGCCGCCGCCATCGTCCGCCAGGAGCATGTCCCCGCCATTGTTCATGTCACCGAAGTCACCCAGCCGCAAGGCCACTCGACTTCGGGCAGCCACGAGCGCTACAAATCGAAAGAACGATTAAAATGGGAAGAGGAATATGATGGCATCAAAAAAATGCGCGAATGGATGATCGCCGAAGGCATCGCCACCAGCGAAGAACTTGATCGCTATGAACAAGAAGATATCAAGACGGTGGCGAACATCCGCGATCAGGCGTGGAATGCTTATCTCTCACCAATTCTGAGGGAGCGGCGGGAAGTTGCCGATATCATCGACGAGCTGGCGAAAAATTCGGCGCAGCAGGAAAAACTGCAGCATATCAAAAACGTTTTGCTGGCGATTCCCAATCCGCTGCGGCGCGACTTCATGGTCGCGATTCGCGACGCCCTGATCGCTACGCGGGAGGAAAACAATTCTGCCAAACAAAAACTGATCGCCTGGAAACAAAAGCACGACGCGATCAATATCGACCGCTATGGTTCGCATTTATATAATCAAGCCGCCGATTCGGCGCTTGGCGTGACCGAGATCAAACCGATTTACTCGGAAAGATCTCCGGCGGTGAATGGATTCGAAGTATTAAATGCGTGTTTCGATGCGGCATTGGCACGCGACCCGCGCGTCATCGCCTTCGGCGAAGACGTCGGCAAGCTCGGCGACGTCAATCAAGGCTTCAAGGGCTTGCAGGAAAAATACGGCGAGTTGCGCGTTTCCGACACCGGCATTCGCGAGTGTACGATCATCGGGCAGGCCATCGGCATGGCGATGCGCGGCCTGCGGCCGATTGCCGAGATTCAGTATTTGGATTATATTTTGTACGCGCTGCAAATCATGTCCGATGATCTCGCCACCGTGCAATGGCGCACCAAGGGCGGCCAGAAAGCGCCGGTGATCGTGCGCACCCGCGGCCACCGTCTCGAAGGCATTTGGCATTCCGGCTCTTTGATGGCCGGCATTATTCATCTCGTCCGCGGCATGCACGTGCTGGTGCCCCGCAACATGACGCAAGCCGCCGGCTTCTATAACACGCTGCTGCGCGCCGAGGATCCGGCCATTGTCGTCGAAGTGTTGAACGGTTATCGCCTCAAAGAGAGATTGCCCGACAACATTGGCGATTTTACTGTGCCCTTGGGCATTCCTGAAATCATTCGCGCGGGAAAAGACGTGACGATTGTCACCTACGGCGCGTGTTGCCGTCTCGTCATGGAAGCCGCGGATTTATTGGGCACAATGAACATCGACGCCGAAGTGATCGACGTGCAATCGCTGCTGCCGTTCGATCTTCACGGCCTGATTGTCGAATCGCTCAAGAAAACGAACCGCATTGTTTTTGTCGACGAAGATGTTCCGGGCGGAACCACGGCTTACATGATGCAGGAAGTTTTGGAAAAGCAGAACGGCTATCGCTGGCTGGATTCCCCCCCTCGCACCCTGTCCGGCAAACCCCATCGCCCGGCCTATGGCTCCGACGGCGATTATTGGTCAAAGCCCAACGTCGAGACGATTTTTGAGAAGGTTTACGAAATGATGCACGAGGCGAGTCCGGGGAAGTATCCGCTGTTCTTTAAATAG
- a CDS encoding DUF86 domain-containing protein, whose product MLPDNLAKRLAEAAGMRNLLVHDYAKVDLKIIHKYWSRFEEFQ is encoded by the coding sequence ATTCTTCCTGATAATCTGGCAAAACGCTTGGCCGAGGCCGCAGGAATGAGAAATTTGCTCGTTCACGATTACGCCAAAGTAGATTTGAAAATCATTCACAAGTATTGGTCCCGCTTTGAGGAATTTCAGTGA
- a CDS encoding metallophosphoesterase, whose amino-acid sequence MTRPGWLTDIHLEFLQPKKLPAFADHVAEAMPGMVLIGGNTGIASNFALFLQIQQAHLECPIYFVLGNHDFYHGSMAQVRALAAQLTKSEPWRRWLSMQGVVQITKSTGRN is encoded by the coding sequence ATGACACGCCCAGGCTGGCTAACCGATATTCATCTGGAATTTCTCCAGCCGAAGAAACTGCCCGCGTTTGCCGATCATGTCGCGGAGGCCATGCCGGGCATGGTTTTAATCGGCGGCAACACCGGCATCGCTTCAAACTTTGCTTTGTTTCTGCAAATTCAGCAGGCGCATTTGGAGTGTCCAATTTACTTCGTGCTCGGCAATCATGATTTTTATCACGGCTCGATGGCGCAAGTGCGAGCCCTTGCCGCGCAACTAACAAAATCAGAACCGTGGCGGCGCTGGCTATCGATGCAAGGCGTCGTGCAGATTACGAAGTCGACGGGCAGGAACTGA
- a CDS encoding asparagine synthetase B, which translates to MRRLILLIVAVEGSWLFVSSAWSQKLLIHMDLKQTDHLKAYGVAYWALDHGVNVEWLLNYRGGSFMMEYNVELERECRVRGVAFSTVGGGEAAQIYADIEAGNMEVVLLEKAPAIGIYTPPNKQVWDDAVTLALTYAEVPYKTVWDEEVLRGDLEKYDWLHLHHEDFTGQYGRFYASFNATPWYQEEVAKNEEMAKKMGFAKVSELKRAVALAIKDYVARGGFLFAMCSATDTIDLGLAAQNTDICASIFDGDPPSPNAQNELDYSQTFAFENFTLEMNPLVYEFSDIDYPPSTNPRLRSADADYFTLFEFSAKYDPVPTMLTQNHVSVVNGFMGQTTGYKRSLIKKSVTILGEVPNTPEVKYLHGNFGRGTFTFYGGHDPEDYQHMVYDPPTQLSLHKNSPGYRLILNNILFPAAKKKKRKT; encoded by the coding sequence ATGCGTCGTCTCATTTTATTGATTGTGGCTGTCGAAGGAAGCTGGCTTTTCGTTTCATCAGCCTGGAGCCAAAAGCTGCTCATCCACATGGATCTCAAGCAAACCGACCATCTCAAAGCCTACGGCGTCGCGTATTGGGCGCTCGATCACGGCGTGAATGTCGAATGGCTGCTGAATTATCGCGGCGGCTCGTTCATGATGGAATACAACGTTGAGCTTGAACGCGAGTGCCGCGTGCGCGGCGTGGCGTTTTCAACGGTGGGCGGCGGCGAGGCGGCGCAGATTTACGCCGACATCGAGGCCGGCAACATGGAAGTGGTGTTGCTGGAGAAAGCGCCGGCGATCGGCATTTACACGCCGCCGAACAAGCAGGTGTGGGACGACGCGGTGACATTGGCGCTGACCTACGCCGAGGTTCCTTACAAAACGGTATGGGATGAAGAAGTCTTGCGCGGCGATCTGGAGAAATACGACTGGCTGCATTTGCATCACGAAGATTTTACCGGGCAATACGGCCGGTTCTATGCGAGCTTCAATGCGACGCCGTGGTATCAGGAAGAAGTCGCCAAAAACGAGGAGATGGCGAAGAAAATGGGATTCGCCAAAGTTTCGGAACTGAAACGCGCGGTGGCACTTGCCATCAAGGACTATGTGGCGCGCGGCGGCTTTTTGTTTGCCATGTGTTCGGCCACCGACACGATCGATTTGGGATTGGCGGCGCAAAATACCGATATTTGTGCCAGCATTTTCGACGGCGATCCGCCGTCGCCGAACGCACAGAACGAGCTGGATTATTCGCAGACCTTCGCCTTCGAGAATTTTACCTTGGAAATGAATCCGCTGGTTTACGAATTTTCCGATATCGATTATCCGCCGAGCACGAATCCGCGCCTGCGCAGCGCCGACGCCGATTATTTCACGCTCTTCGAATTTTCCGCCAAATACGATCCGGTGCCGACGATGCTCACGCAAAATCATGTTTCGGTGGTCAACGGCTTTATGGGGCAGACCACAGGCTACAAGCGCTCGCTGATCAAAAAATCGGTCACCATTTTGGGCGAGGTTCCCAACACGCCGGAGGTGAAATATCTTCACGGCAATTTCGGCCGTGGCACGTTCACGTTTTACGGCGGGCACGATCCGGAAGATTATCAGCACATGGTTTACGATCCGCCGACGCAACTTTCGCTGCACAAAAACTCGCCGGGGTACCGGCTGATTTTGAACAATATTTTGTTTCCCGCGGCGAAGAAGAAGAAGAGAAAGACGTAA
- a CDS encoding DegQ family serine endoprotease has translation MIVKRKIWLLIATTLLVGVILGLGIASNFNWTKTGIAEPTIIPAKLLEDKPLPRASETNPAASSGHDLFNTGKAFVEVAQRVMPTVVSVTSTKMVRSRNPFSEFFREDWLRPEGFGRQFREWHRNQREQRQEGLGSGVIISADGYILTNNHVIREAEEIAVLVDRKEYKARVIGNDPKTDLAVIKISEKNLPVVKLGNSDDLEVGEWVLAIGNPFSLQLQHSVTAGIVSGKGRNRVGIGDIDYEDFIQTDAAINPGNSGGALVNLRGELVGINTAIVANSWSGGNLGIGFAIPINLAKQIMEQLIASGKVVRGWLGVYIQTANESMVKELGLPSAEGALVSDVTADSPAEKAGLKDGDFIIAFDGKKIFDSNQLMHLIATYKPGARVAVKLVRDGREKTLMVALGERPDDDKAPRLTSSGSGANRLGLEVANLTAELAREFDIKLESSTGVVVMDVQEGSVAEKEGVQVGDVISEVNRETVRSVREFNRIAGALKPGDTVLLRIVRGENKFFVALKLENE, from the coding sequence ATGATCGTGAAACGAAAAATTTGGCTTCTCATCGCCACCACGCTGCTAGTGGGTGTTATTTTGGGCTTGGGCATCGCCTCGAATTTCAACTGGACAAAAACCGGCATTGCCGAACCCACCATCATCCCCGCCAAACTCCTCGAGGATAAACCCCTCCCGCGAGCGAGCGAGACCAACCCTGCTGCCAGTTCTGGTCACGATCTCTTCAACACGGGTAAGGCGTTTGTCGAAGTGGCTCAACGCGTCATGCCGACAGTGGTCAGCGTAACAAGCACGAAAATGGTGCGCAGCCGTAACCCGTTCTCGGAATTTTTCCGCGAAGACTGGCTGCGCCCGGAAGGTTTTGGCCGTCAGTTTCGGGAGTGGCATCGCAATCAACGCGAGCAGCGCCAGGAAGGATTGGGTTCCGGCGTCATTATCAGCGCAGACGGATATATTTTGACCAACAATCACGTCATTCGTGAAGCGGAGGAAATAGCGGTTTTGGTGGATCGCAAAGAGTACAAAGCCAGGGTCATCGGCAACGATCCCAAAACTGATTTGGCCGTCATCAAAATCAGCGAAAAAAATTTGCCGGTGGTGAAGCTGGGCAATTCCGATGATCTCGAGGTCGGCGAGTGGGTGTTGGCGATCGGCAACCCGTTTTCGCTGCAATTGCAGCATTCGGTGACGGCCGGCATCGTGAGCGGTAAAGGCCGCAACCGCGTCGGCATCGGCGATATTGATTATGAAGATTTCATTCAAACTGATGCGGCGATCAACCCCGGCAACAGTGGCGGCGCGCTGGTGAATTTGCGCGGCGAGCTGGTCGGCATCAACACAGCGATCGTAGCCAACAGTTGGAGCGGCGGCAACCTTGGCATCGGATTCGCCATTCCGATCAATCTGGCAAAGCAGATCATGGAGCAGCTCATTGCCAGCGGCAAAGTGGTGCGCGGCTGGCTCGGCGTTTATATCCAAACGGCCAATGAAAGCATGGTCAAAGAGCTTGGCCTGCCCTCGGCCGAGGGGGCTTTGGTGAGCGATGTGACGGCTGATTCCCCGGCGGAAAAGGCCGGTTTGAAAGATGGCGATTTCATCATTGCGTTTGACGGCAAGAAAATTTTTGACAGCAATCAGTTGATGCATCTCATCGCCACGTATAAGCCCGGCGCGCGTGTCGCCGTCAAGCTCGTGCGTGACGGTCGGGAGAAAACTTTGATGGTTGCGCTCGGCGAGCGCCCTGATGATGACAAAGCACCGCGCCTGACTTCGTCCGGCAGCGGCGCGAACCGGCTCGGCCTGGAGGTCGCCAATTTGACCGCGGAACTGGCACGTGAATTTGATATTAAGCTCGAATCATCGACAGGGGTCGTGGTGATGGACGTGCAGGAAGGCAGCGTCGCCGAAAAAGAGGGCGTGCAAGTCGGGGACGTGATTTCCGAGGTGA